In Labilithrix sp., a single genomic region encodes these proteins:
- a CDS encoding serine/threonine protein kinase encodes MNGGAAASSWADERDLRPGHVIGPFELIGLVGRGGMARVWAARDTRSGSLFAVKMLRAHLAENEEFRKMFFDEARIAMRIQHENVARTFELCELDGILTLVMELVDGPSLVRIIRPGFAEREDAKRVALPPRVAARIVAEACAGLHAAHELRDEAGRLLNVVHRDVSPHNVLVTGDGRVKLTDFGIAKAIGKTHQTLAGTIKGKPAYMSPEQLAGGGLDRRSDVFALGCVLYELSVGVRAFDGETDPEIMRAILAGDPTPPSRIALDYPAVLEQIIMTALAPTADGRWPTARHMQDALEAYLAGSGPLVGAQDVAALLNERIGPPPSSEPLRRPAPPALPSREMQSGTRRRSVENHTSWTLVLVAMVVGLGLGLLVLRSVYIARKANASAAALPAPRPKPPPSASENAATGPAGPTGPTPTSSTTATAEQPASAAAAPPNAPPNATPNTSPSASPRPVAAPAPAVPRPIKSSAPALPPNPYD; translated from the coding sequence GTGAACGGTGGAGCCGCCGCATCGTCGTGGGCCGACGAGCGTGACCTTCGACCGGGTCACGTCATCGGGCCGTTCGAGCTCATCGGGCTCGTCGGTCGCGGCGGCATGGCGCGCGTCTGGGCGGCGCGTGACACGCGGAGCGGATCGCTCTTCGCGGTGAAGATGCTGCGCGCGCACCTCGCCGAGAACGAAGAGTTCCGGAAGATGTTCTTCGACGAGGCGCGCATCGCGATGCGCATCCAGCACGAGAACGTCGCGCGCACCTTCGAGCTGTGCGAGCTCGACGGCATCCTCACCCTCGTGATGGAGCTCGTCGACGGGCCCTCCCTCGTCCGCATCATCCGCCCCGGCTTCGCCGAGCGCGAGGACGCCAAGCGCGTCGCGCTCCCCCCGCGCGTCGCCGCGCGCATCGTCGCGGAGGCCTGCGCCGGCCTGCACGCCGCGCACGAGCTGCGCGACGAAGCAGGGCGGCTCCTCAACGTCGTCCATCGCGACGTCTCCCCCCACAACGTGCTCGTCACCGGCGACGGCCGCGTGAAGCTCACCGACTTCGGCATCGCGAAGGCGATCGGCAAGACGCACCAGACCCTCGCCGGGACGATCAAGGGCAAGCCTGCGTACATGTCCCCGGAGCAGCTCGCCGGCGGCGGGCTCGATCGCCGGAGCGACGTCTTCGCGCTCGGCTGCGTCCTCTACGAGCTCTCGGTCGGCGTGCGCGCCTTCGACGGCGAGACCGATCCCGAGATCATGCGCGCGATCCTCGCCGGCGATCCGACGCCGCCCTCGCGCATCGCGCTCGACTACCCCGCCGTCCTCGAGCAGATCATCATGACCGCGCTCGCGCCCACCGCCGACGGCCGGTGGCCGACCGCGCGCCACATGCAGGACGCGCTCGAAGCGTACCTCGCGGGGAGCGGTCCCCTCGTCGGCGCGCAGGACGTCGCCGCGCTGCTCAACGAACGGATCGGTCCGCCACCGTCGTCGGAGCCGCTGCGGCGGCCCGCGCCGCCCGCGCTGCCGTCGCGGGAGATGCAGTCCGGCACCCGACGCCGCAGCGTCGAGAACCACACGTCGTGGACCCTCGTGCTGGTCGCGATGGTGGTCGGCCTCGGCCTCGGCTTGCTCGTGCTGAGGTCCGTGTACATTGCACGCAAGGCGAACGCGTCGGCGGCGGCGCTGCCCGCGCCGCGCCCGAAGCCGCCCCCGAGCGCGAGCGAGAACGCGGCCACAGGGCCCGCAGGGCCCACCGGACCCACCCCGACGTCGAGCACGACCGCGACCGCAGAGCAACCGGCGAGCGCCGCGGCCGCACCTCCGAATGCGCCCCCGAACGCGACCCCCAACACGTCCCCGAGCGCGTCACCGAGGCCGGTTGCCGCTCCCGCGCCCGCCGTCCCACGGCCCATCAAGTCATCTGCGCCGGCGCTGCCTCCGAACCCGTACGACTAG